The genomic region ATTGGTGAAGCTGCGCACGTATTGATCAGCAGGGCCGGATGTTCGGGAATCAGGGCCAGTCCCTAGGGTGCCAACCCCAAACAAAAGATGCGTTCCAGACGGACTGACCGAGTCCACTGGGCGCATCTTCTTGTGAGGCAGAATCTTCGCTTAAAACGTTCTTCCCACTTCTGCTAGGGACTGAGGCCTTTCTGGCGGTGGGCTTCGGTGGCGGCCCCAGCGCGCTTGGGCGGCGGCGCATAGCCAGTGGGCAAAGACAACTCCCGGTTGCTGACAAAAGTGGAGAGGCCGAAACTGGCGGCCCGCCGCAGCGCGAATCTCCGCAGTTGAGGCGTATCGGCGTAATCTAGGGCGTACACCTCTAGCCCCTGTCGCCGCACCTGCTCTACGAGTTGCGCGGTGTACTCGAGTTCCGGTTTGGTGTAGGCCCGGTAACCTGCCGGCCCAGCGTTAGTCTGTCCCACGCTAGCTTGCCCGACACTGGACTGCTCCACACTGGACTGCCAGGTGGTCGAGAAAGCTTCGATCAGCACGCCGTTCACGGTTCCGCGCAGGCGGTGAAGCAACCCGATGCCCCGGTTGATCAGGAGGTATTTGGGGCCAGCCCACTGGCGCACCAACCTCACCAGTTTCAGCATGGCCCGCAGTTGGCGGGAATCTTGGGGGGCAGAGTCGACGGTATCTAAAAAGAAGCCACTGAACACCGCTTTATCTCGCAACACTTGCGCCTGAACCCGCGCCCGCCATTCGGGGTGGCTGGCATTTACCAGCCGCGTGTCCCAGATGGTCGGGGGGGCAGCGGTCAGCCAGTCTTGCGGTTGGCCGCTGCCGTCTTCTCCGAGGCTCAGGTAGGCCAACACCTGCACCCCGCGCTGCCGCAACCAGGTCACCTGAGCGGCGTTAAAGTGGCCCGGCTGCACCACCACCCGCTGATAGCGCGTCAGCAGCGGCAAGGCGTCTTGGCCGTAGTACAGGGCCAAAGCAGAGCGGGATCGGCTGCGTTCGCCGGGTTCGGTGCTGGGCAGCGTCGGCGGCGTCAATGTGCGCGTCAGGCGTGCCATGTCAGGGCAGGACTGCCGTAACGAGTTGTCCTGCCCCCAGTGCAAAGGTAGTGATGGTGTGGCCGCCGTAAACCTCGCTGCTGCCGAGGCTGCCCGCCGCCCCGGTTACGAAGCCCTCGCCGCCCGACGCCGACTGCACCGTCAAGGTTTTGGCCGCCCGGTTCCATGTGCCGCTCATGCCGCTCTTCATGTAAGAGGTTCGGGCCTCTATGTACGCGCCGAGGCTGTCCCAGCGCAAAGTTTTCAGGGGCAGCGTACTGTATTTGGAGTATTTGGTCAGCAGCGCAGATTCCCAGTCCGAGGCGAGGCTGCGGCCTGTGGTGTGCTGGCGCAGATTGCCCTGATGCATGTAGTGCGGGTAGGCGCTGCCGCTGAGGACGTGACCGAGGGCCAGATCGGTTTCTTTGTCGAGGTACTGGTTGTAGGTGAGGTCTGTTGGCCAGTAGGGAGCCGTTCCCGTGGGGCCGTACACGCCGTTATAGGCCGTGACTGCCTGCGTGGGCGTGGTCACATGATAAAAAACATTGGTCGGCCAGCGCGGAATCAGGAAGATGTTGGGATTCAGCGGGTGCACGAGGCCGCAGTTGATGCAGCCCGCATCCCACTGGCTGGACACCGAGCGGTTAGAAGACAGGTAGCGTGTGCCCGTATTCTGGGCCGCCGACAGGAAACTGGCATTGGACTTGAGCAGGCCGAAATCTGTTTTGGGGCCTTCACCCGCCGGGTTGTAGTAGCCCAGCCCCGACATGTCGCCCGTGACCAGACTTTTGGTGCTGATATTCAGGCCGAGTTGCGCCCCGATGGTCAGGTTGGGCTGCAACTGGGCAAACGAATCGCTGTAATTCAGAAAATCCATGTACAGGTGATCGCGGGTATGGCTGACCCAATCGAAACTGTTGGCGAGGCAGCGCGACATGCTGCTCAGGCGGTCGGGGCTGACGGCGTTGGTGGCGCAACTGAGCGGCGCGGCGGTATTGGCTCCGCCCCCGTTGTACACGATGGCAAACTTGAATTCTGAAGAAACGGGGTACCGCTGGCGCAACGAGGTTTGCTGCGCCGACAACGACAGGGCGTCGCTGGCCGAGATGCGGAAGGCGTCCGGCTTGATGGTTTTGGTGGTGGCGTTGTACAGGTCGCCGGGCAAGAACCAGTCGTCGATGTCCAGTTGATTGAAGCGGCGGTATTCGCCCAGATGCACGCCTTTGGTCAGCCACTTGACGAGGCTGTAGCCCAACAATTCGGAGTGCAGCAAATTGGGATTCTGGGCAAACGTGAGCGCCAACCGTTCGCGCCCGGCGGTGTCCGAGCGGGCCGCCAGCACCCGCCCACCTGCATCGGTGAACAGCGGGGTGGTGGTGACGCCGGGTACGGCAGCCACAGTCGCCGGATAGTTGTAGGCGTACTGAATAGGCAGGGTCACGCCGGGCCGCAAGTCGGTAAACACACCGCTGCCTGCCGCCGTGAGCTTGGGATTGGCGGTGGCCGACGCTAGCCCCGCGTCACGCAGGCCGTACTCTTCGGGCCAGGAACTGGGATAGGTGTACAGCGACACCTGCCGCACCTTGTAGTCTTGCTCGTATTGCCACAACAGATTCCAGCCTGCCCAGTCCAGCGCACTTTGCCACACGCCCGGACTGGCCTCATACGCCAGGTTTCCGGTGGTCAGAATCACACCCTGATACTTGCCCGTGCCGTCCTCGGCCACCAGCGTTTGGGCAGTAAAGCTGCCGGACACACTGGGATTGATCACGTCGTAGGGCACGCCCGCCTGCGCCAACATGGTCGTCGCGGCGCTCTGGGTGCCGTCATAGGCATTGGCACTCAGTACCAGCACTTTCAGGGCCACCACATTGGTATTGGGCGTCATACTCAGCGTTTGCAGCGGCAACCGGGGCTTGGCTCCGCGAAGTTCACGCAGCGGCGCGACATTGTGGGCGTCGGGACGGGCAGGCGGGGCCAGCACCGGGGCATGCAGGTGGTTTTGCAGATGGCCGAAATCGTCACTGTGGTCTTCGGCAACCACTTGATCCGTCTGCTCCTGCGCGGTCTTGTTGCCCTGCCCACACCCGCCCAGCACCAACAGTCCCGCCACCGTCAGGAGCGCCTGAGCCGCCGTTTTATACCCCAACTGTTTAGACGCGGCTTTGTTCATGGACAGACTCCTTTGATGCGGATGAGGAGGATGCAGCAGCAGTGGACACAGCTGAGAGGTGGCTGACCGGAACCGCGCCCGGTGCATCCCAGTCCAGGAGTGAGGGGTGATTCCACAGGTCGTGCAGGGCATCCTCGAAGGTGTAATGCGGAGACCAGCCCAGCGCACCCAACCGCGCAATATCGGCCCGCTGACACTGCACTGTATCGGAGCGCGGGGAACTGGGGGCCGTTTCGGTAATGCGGCCCACAAATCCGGCCAAGTCCGCCAATCCAGTGACCACGTCGCAGGAGGGACGGGCCTGCCCAGAACCTACGTTCAGCACCGCAGGCAAAGGAAAAGCTGGGGGCAGGGACTCCTCTGACCGCTGGCCCATGCGGGCGGCGAACACAGCAGCGCGGGCCACGTCGCGTACGTCCACATAATCGCGTCGGCTCGCCAGGTCGCCAAAACTGACGGTGTCGCTGCGCTGCCGGACAGCTTCGCGCAGCACACTGGCCGCATGTCCGGGGAGGGTGGCCCCGCTCTGGCCCGCGCCCACCGGATTAAACACCCGCAGCACCACACCCCGCGCCGTGTCCCAGTGCAGGGCTTCCAGAATCAGTTGCGTGGCGGCCAGTTTTCCCACTCCATAAGGGCCAACGGGGTGGCACGGCATGTCTTCGCTGACCGGACGATCGGGCGCGGTAACGCCGTACTCTGCCGCCGAACCCACATGCACCAGCCAGGGCCGCAGTTGCAGGCGGTTCAGGCTGGAAAGCAGCCCGGACACAATCAACATATTGCCGTCGAACAATTCTTGGGGGGAACCGGACACCCGGCCAGCAGCATTGATAACGATGTCTGGGCGGGCTGCCGCGATCAGGGAGTCCCACGCCGAGGGAGTGGCCTGCACCAGATCCAGTTGGGCGCGGGGCGGCCCCACGATGGTGAGCAGGTCAGGCTGTTGCCGCAGTCTCCGCCCGATGTGCAGGCCGAGAAAACCGCCGCCGCCGAGCAGTAACACACGGGTCAGGCGCGAGTTTAGGGAGGGAAGGGATGGCATACATCCGGCCTAGTTGCTGGGCTGCAAGGCCCGCAGGTCGGCAGCTTCGGGCCGTTCGCCCAGACCAAAGCCCGGCAAGTCCGACGCGAACCCCGGCATCAGCTGAGGCAGGCGCGAACTGAACTCGGCGTTGGCGCGGTCATAGTCTTCGGGGCGGCCAATATCGAGCCAGTAGCCGTTGAACGCAAAGCTGGCAGGATGCTGGTCGCGGGCCAGCAAGTCGAGTACCAGATCATCGAAGCCGAAGGGCTGGCCGGGCGTGTAGGTGGTGAGCGTGCTGCGCGAAAACCCGTAGATGCCCATGCTGACCATGAAATCGAAGACGGGCTTTTCACGGAACTTGATGATCTCGCCCTCCTGAATGTCCAGCACGCCAAATTCACTGCGAACTTCGCGGGCATAGGTCGCCACTGTCACGGGCGCGGCAGAGGCGCTGTGTTGGCGCAGCAGCTTGCCGTAATCGAGGTCGGTCAGGACGTCGCCGTTCATGACCAGAAAGTGTTCGGGCAGGGTATGGAGTGCGCCCAACAGCGGCCCAATGGTACCCAGGGGCGACGTTTCTTGCAGGTAGTTCACGTTCAGGCCCCAGCGCCCGCCGTCGCCGACAAAGGCCCGGATCAGCGGCCCCATGTGCCCAATCGCCAGCGTAACCCGCCGGAATCCGAAGTGAGACAGCTGGTGCAGCACGATTTCCAGGATGGAAAAGCGGTCACCGATGGGCACGAGCGGCTTGGGCACGCAGGTGGTGTAGGGAAGAAGCCGGGTACCTTTGCCGCCTGCAAGAATGACTGCGTGCATGGTGGTTCTCCTTTTTGAGGGATGAGAGGTGAGGGTTGTGGGGGAATCCCCCCCTTGCTTTGCAACGCCCGCCTTGGAGGGGAGGACAAAAAACTTGCTACACCACGTACATTCCGGTTCTGTAGTGGGCCAGATTGCTGCCGTCCAAGAACCAGGTGCTGGTGCGTTCCAAGCCCGAACGCAGCGGGAATTCGGGCTGCCAGCCGGTGACGCGGCGCAGTTCTCCGCTGTTGCTCACGAGGCGCATGACCTCCGAGGCGTCGGGGCGCAGGCGCACGGCTTCCTGCTCTACTTCCACTTGGCGGCCCATCACGTCGGCAATGGCTCCGATCAGTTCGCCCACCGACACCTCGACTCCGGTTCCGGTATTGAAGGTGCGGCCCACCACGTCCGCAGCCTGTGCGTTGCCCACCGCGAGGAAGGAATTGGCTGTATCGGACACGTAATTAAAGTCGCGGGTGGGAGTCAGAGAACCGACTTTGACCACTGGAGCGCGGGCGGCGATTTGGCTGATGATGGTGGGGATGACGGCGCGGGCCGACTGGCGGGGGCCATAGGTATTGAAGGGCCGCAGCGTGACCACGGGCAGGCCGAAGCTGAGGAAGTAGCTTTCGGCCAACTTGTCGGCCCCCACCTTGGAAGCCGCGTAGGGCGACTGCGCCTGCAACGGGTGAGACTCGTGAATCGGCACCTCACGGGCCGTGCCGTACACCTCACTCGTGCTGGTGTGGATGATGCGCGGCGTGTGCAAATCGCGGGCGGCTTCCAGCACGTTTAGCGTACCCACCACGTTAGTCTGCACGTAAGAATGTGGAGCCTGATACGAGTACGGAATAGCGATCAGGGCGGCCAGATGGTAAACCACTTCGGCGCCCCGCATACACTCGCGCACCGACACCGGATCGCGCACATCGCCCATGACCACGTCCACCTGTTCCAGTACATCGGGCGGCAGCTGATCCAGCCAGCCCCACGAGTTGAACGAGTTGTACAGCACCATCGCCCGCACCCGCACGCCGCTTCTGACCAGGGCTTCGACCAGATGAGAGCCAATAAATCCTTCTGCACCGGTGACTGTCACGAGACTATTCATTGGAACTCCTTGAAGAACTGGGAGAGTGAAGTCAGCCGAGGTTGCGAATATCCATCAGCGCCAGCCACATCAGGGCCAGCAAGAGCGCCAGCACGCCGCCTGCGCTGAGGGTGTAGCTGCTCACAACATCTACGTGCGCCAGCAGCAAGGCCAGTTGTGCGGCTAGTGCCAACGCCCACGCGCCCAACACGCGGTTCAGCGCCCCAAAATTGATCAGCAGGCCGCTGAACAGCAACGCTGCAGCCACTTGCAGATGCCCCAGGATCAGCAACCACGACGGGCGCTGAAAACCGAATTCAGGGGCCAAGAGGCGGGCCAACACGTAGGCGAGAAACAACAGGGCGGTGTACTGCACGCCTACCTTCAGAACTTGCCACGCGCTGCTTCTGACGATGCTGCTGACTGTTCCAGTCGTGCCCGCCTTCTGTCTCAGGGCGGCGTGGATTCGGCGTACGCTCAGTTCCAGCACACCCATGCTCAGCACCAACGGCGCGAGGCTCCACGACAGGCCCAGCATTCCGGCAGACCCGTACTGGTCAGATGGGGACAAGGGATGCAGCAGTGCCAGTGACAGAAAACCGGCGCACAGCCAGCCATAACCCGCGTGAGGCAACGCCCGCCGCCATGCCGCCCGGCCCAATCTGCGGGGCGATGGAACCGCCACAGGGACGCCCCGCACCCGTGCCGCCGCTGCCTGCATCGCCCCGATCAGGGCAGGTTGGCTGCTATACAGGGCCGCCACCACGGGCAACCCCACCGCCAACGCCAGCACCACAGCGGCTTGTTGCGGGGCATTACTCTGCGCCAAGCCGCCAGAGAAGGCCGCTTGCAAGCCCAGCCATGTCAGGGCGGGGAGCAGGCTGATGACCAACAGAACTTCACTGCTGAGCACCAACAGAGCCGTAGCCGCCGCCAGATAGCAGGCGATACTGAGCCCCACGACGCCCACTTGCACGGGGTCTTGCCCCAGCGCCGCTGCTGCTGCCGCCGCCAGCACACCCGTCAGCGCCACTGCCCCAGCACCCGCCCAGCGCAGCATTCTGGCCGTTTCCGCCGGACTGGTCGCCAGGCCCAGATACCCCAGATAGGCCACGCTTTGCATCCAGCCCCAGCCAAAGAAGCTGGAGATGAGGAGGCCGAGGCCCGCGCCCTGAATGCTGCTGAGGCTGGTGCTTTGGCCTGCATCTCCACTGAGGCTCTGGCTTCCATTCCAACCCAGTGCCAAGACCGCAGGCGACCACACCGCCGGAAGCAGATAGATGACGCCGCGCAGCAGGTCGCGCCCGATGTGGCCGGGGCGCAACGTTGGTGAGGCGGAGCGGGCCAACGTGGGCGGGCGGTAGGGCACCAACTGAAACAGGCGTTCGGCGCAGGCAAACACGCTGAGATCGCCGTAGCGTTCCTGAATCAGTGTGTCGGTGTAACCCTCGGCTTCCAGAATGGCGGCCAATTCCTGCGGCTGGAGGGCGTGCAGGCAGTCTCGGTTCAGGTGGCGGGACAACACGGCCAAGGGGTCAGCGGAGCGGCGATCTGGGCCACGCCGAGCCGCAGTCGGAAGCGTTCGTAGCGGGGCCGAAGTCATCCTATCCACCGACCCGCGCTGCCCTGCAGCACCACATGCGGGTAAATATGGCGGTACACGTGCAGGAAACTGTCCAGCGTGAACTGAGACAGCACCCGCGTTCTGGCCGCCTGGCCGAGGGTCTTGCGGAGGCCCGCGTTGCTCAGCAACGTCAGGCTGGCCTGCGCCACTGCTCCATGATCCCGCGACGGCACGATCAGCCCAGTGCTGCCCAGCGCCTCGGTCACGCCGCCCACATCGGTGGCGACAGTCGCTTTGCCCGACGCCATCGCTTCGATCAGGGTGTAGGGAAAGCCCTCCGAGATGCTGGTCAGGGCCACCATATGCCCCGCGTGATAGGCGTCTACTACGTCGTCGATCCGGCCTTCAAAGGTCGCCGCTTCCTTCAGACCGAATTGATCGATCATGGCCTGACAATGCTGCGCGTAGCCCTCGTTGCCCTTCGGTACGGCCCCGAACATCCGTAATTTGGCGTCGGGCATGGCCTCACGCACCACGCCGAATGCCCGAATCAGCGTGCCCAAATCCTTCAGCGGATCAATGCGGCCCACCCAGCTGATGGTAGGCGCGTTAGGCTCCTCGGTATGAATGGGGAAGAAGGCGGGATTGATGCCGTTGTACACGGGACGAATCCGGTCTGGGTCGGCTCCATTCCTTACTTCCCAGCGTTCGTTGTAGTGCGATCCGGGTGTAATCAGGTCGGCCATCTGGTAGGCCGCTGAGGTCAACAGGCGGTAAAAACGCATCAGGAACGATTTGAAGGCGGGCGTGTGCTTACTGTGGCGCAGATCCAGAAAGCGTTCGCGCAGATAGATGCCGTGTTCGGTCAGCACGAACGGCGTGCCGTAAGCCCATTTGCAGGTAAAGGCCAGCAGCGGGCTGAGGCCGTTGGACGCCGCGTGACACACGTCTACTTCGGGCGGCGGGCAAGAGAGGGGCCGCAAAAAATGCTCCATCCACACGCTGGCCTGCAGGGCGTCGTCGAGGGTGGGCTGGAGGAGCAGGTCTTCCTGACGCTCCATCACAGCGGCGCTGCGCCCATACGTGCGCCACATCTGGTACAGCTGCACCGTGTTCCGGCGCGTCGTCAACGCCTGAGTCAGGTCTCCAAGTTGGGCGTACTCGAAGATTGTACGCAGGGCCGTCAAAAACAGCCCGGTGTCGTTGGTGCCGATGAATAAGCTGTACAGCAGTTGGGCATAAGCGCTGTCGAGCGCCTCCTGGTTGTGCCAGCCACGCCCGTTGCCGGGTTCCTGCTCCCAGAGCGGCACACTGACCAGCCGTTTCACGTTGGGCGGCAATTCCCAGCCGTCCTGGCTGATGCGCTGGCCGCTGATGGCGTAGACGTCGAAGGAATGCTCTGGCAAACCAGCAATCAATTGATCGCACCACACGCTCACGCCGCCCTGCATATGCGGGTACGTGCCTTCACACAGCAGCGCGATGTTGATCATTGAGGCCTCCAGGACGGGCGTGGTGCAGTGTGGGACAAAAGACCAGTGGGTGGAGGAAGACCAGGGCGGCTTTCCTGTGCTGCCCGCCGTTACGGATCGATTTCAAGGTGGGCATAGGCGCTTCTGGTCGGCCAGCTGAGATGTTCGCGGGCTTCGAGGTCATCCAGCCGCCGCGCCTGGGACTCGCAGAGCAGATGCAGCCGACGCAGTTCCTCGGCCAGTACCGCGACATTCGGTAACGTTGTTCCGGCGATTTGAACGCCAAACAGGGCAAAGTGTTTTTGCCCCACAGTGTGCGGGGAACCCAAAACGGTCTGGGAGCCTGAAACGGTTTGAGTAAAAACACTCTCGGGCTGGACTGCGTCCGTATACTTCCGGTCTGTCATCGCCGCTCTCCTTATGTCTTGATCGCCGTAAATATTGACCGTGATCTTCAAGCCACAGGTCGCCGGGCAGGTGCCTTGCGACACATGCCGGAAACCAAATCAGCAGATGAGAATTAAGCGCCAGGCGTTTAAACTGTCTGCCTTCATACCTTAGTTATGAGAACGGTCGAGGTGTGTTAAATCTGAAGGGATAGCATCAATGCCTCATCAAAGTATGGCTGGATTTCCAGATTTCTCATGCCGAGCAAATTGGGTCGGCAGCTACAGATGAGCCGTCTGTGAAAGGTTTTCTTTCTGAATTTATCGCCGCAATTGCCTACAAATTTCCGGTTTTGTTGATGCCCTTTTTTTGTAAGCAGCTTTCGCTTCTTTTGGGTCAGTACTTTTGAGCCGGAAAGGCCAGTGCCAGTTAATTGGGAAACTTGCCTGGGAATCCGGTGTTTACGGGGTAACGGCCACAAATTGAGCCTAAGAACGGCATAGTGCGTTAATAGGAACCAGTATTCAGCACAGTCGCGGTTCCTCTCCTGGTTTGCGCCCCTCTGTGATGGCGGCAAAAATGACACAAACAGCAAGTGGCCATGAAGATGAAGTCGATGAGGGGTTCTTAATCTCGATCCCTGGTCATTTGACCAGGGCCGAATTTAACGTTTAATTGACGTTAGAGACGTTCTGCCGCTGTTAACATGAGAAGCAGCCGAACTCCTCTCCCGCCTTTCCTCATGTTGTAAAGATTTGGCCCTGTTGAGTTTGTCCTGACCCTTTCTGTACCGAGCTGCCTTCTGGCTTGACGACCCATGTGTAGCGGCCTTGAGGCCACGCCCAGCCAGCCGACCAGGGCACGCCTATTGAAGCTGATCATGGTCTGATCATTGGGCAACCACTAGGGTCTGATGATCTGAGCTGAGTGTTCGGGTTTTGCTGGTTCTGAGGGCCCCCACCTTCCTTCGTTCAACCTTCCTTTGTCCAGAATTCGCTTGAGGGAGC from Deinococcus sp. QL22 harbors:
- a CDS encoding endo alpha-1,4 polygalactosaminidase is translated as MARLTRTLTPPTLPSTEPGERSRSRSALALYYGQDALPLLTRYQRVVVQPGHFNAAQVTWLRQRGVQVLAYLSLGEDGSGQPQDWLTAAPPTIWDTRLVNASHPEWRARVQAQVLRDKAVFSGFFLDTVDSAPQDSRQLRAMLKLVRLVRQWAGPKYLLINRGIGLLHRLRGTVNGVLIEAFSTTWQSSVEQSSVGQASVGQTNAGPAGYRAYTKPELEYTAQLVEQVRRQGLEVYALDYADTPQLRRFALRRAASFGLSTFVSNRELSLPTGYAPPPKRAGAATEAHRQKGLSP
- a CDS encoding NAD(P)-dependent oxidoreductase, translated to MPSLPSLNSRLTRVLLLGGGGFLGLHIGRRLRQQPDLLTIVGPPRAQLDLVQATPSAWDSLIAAARPDIVINAAGRVSGSPQELFDGNMLIVSGLLSSLNRLQLRPWLVHVGSAAEYGVTAPDRPVSEDMPCHPVGPYGVGKLAATQLILEALHWDTARGVVLRVFNPVGAGQSGATLPGHAASVLREAVRQRSDTVSFGDLASRRDYVDVRDVARAAVFAARMGQRSEESLPPAFPLPAVLNVGSGQARPSCDVVTGLADLAGFVGRITETAPSSPRSDTVQCQRADIARLGALGWSPHYTFEDALHDLWNHPSLLDWDAPGAVPVSHLSAVSTAAASSSSASKESVHEQSRV
- a CDS encoding sugar phosphate nucleotidyltransferase, whose protein sequence is MHAVILAGGKGTRLLPYTTCVPKPLVPIGDRFSILEIVLHQLSHFGFRRVTLAIGHMGPLIRAFVGDGGRWGLNVNYLQETSPLGTIGPLLGALHTLPEHFLVMNGDVLTDLDYGKLLRQHSASAAPVTVATYAREVRSEFGVLDIQEGEIIKFREKPVFDFMVSMGIYGFSRSTLTTYTPGQPFGFDDLVLDLLARDQHPASFAFNGYWLDIGRPEDYDRANAEFSSRLPQLMPGFASDLPGFGLGERPEAADLRALQPSN
- a CDS encoding GDP-mannose 4,6-dehydratase, which produces MNSLVTVTGAEGFIGSHLVEALVRSGVRVRAMVLYNSFNSWGWLDQLPPDVLEQVDVVMGDVRDPVSVRECMRGAEVVYHLAALIAIPYSYQAPHSYVQTNVVGTLNVLEAARDLHTPRIIHTSTSEVYGTAREVPIHESHPLQAQSPYAASKVGADKLAESYFLSFGLPVVTLRPFNTYGPRQSARAVIPTIISQIAARAPVVKVGSLTPTRDFNYVSDTANSFLAVGNAQAADVVGRTFNTGTGVEVSVGELIGAIADVMGRQVEVEQEAVRLRPDASEVMRLVSNSGELRRVTGWQPEFPLRSGLERTSTWFLDGSNLAHYRTGMYVV
- the pelF gene encoding GT4 family glycosyltransferase PelF, with the protein product MINIALLCEGTYPHMQGGVSVWCDQLIAGLPEHSFDVYAISGQRISQDGWELPPNVKRLVSVPLWEQEPGNGRGWHNQEALDSAYAQLLYSLFIGTNDTGLFLTALRTIFEYAQLGDLTQALTTRRNTVQLYQMWRTYGRSAAVMERQEDLLLQPTLDDALQASVWMEHFLRPLSCPPPEVDVCHAASNGLSPLLAFTCKWAYGTPFVLTEHGIYLRERFLDLRHSKHTPAFKSFLMRFYRLLTSAAYQMADLITPGSHYNERWEVRNGADPDRIRPVYNGINPAFFPIHTEEPNAPTISWVGRIDPLKDLGTLIRAFGVVREAMPDAKLRMFGAVPKGNEGYAQHCQAMIDQFGLKEAATFEGRIDDVVDAYHAGHMVALTSISEGFPYTLIEAMASGKATVATDVGGVTEALGSTGLIVPSRDHGAVAQASLTLLSNAGLRKTLGQAARTRVLSQFTLDSFLHVYRHIYPHVVLQGSAGRWIG